Proteins encoded in a region of the Pseudothermotoga elfii DSM 9442 = NBRC 107921 genome:
- a CDS encoding aminopeptidase, protein MDERWRKLGDLLVNYSLEIKRDEKLLITMEEINSYPATCGVYEAAVKVGAYPQIVFRSEKLNRILTKFGSDEQIARIPEIESYGMEWADVYIGLRGAANLNECWAVPADKLSKLRRALGKLSTLRWQKTRWCLVRIPSVTLAQQGGIDEDTLEEMFFDACFLNWPQISKKWNDCVKILNKGKHVRLAGKRTDLSFSVEGRSWSVDDGRINMPGGEISTAPVEHTVEGTIYFDSPAVFGGKVVQDITLRWKMGELVQATASKNEEFLKAVLSTDPGASRIGEFAIGTNPGLKHMCGDILLDEKIYGTIHIAMGRAYPDVGGTNQSAIHWDIIKDLRDEGEIYLDGELIFKNGQLLI, encoded by the coding sequence ATGGACGAGAGATGGAGAAAATTGGGTGATTTATTGGTCAATTATTCCTTAGAGATCAAAAGAGATGAGAAGTTACTCATAACTATGGAGGAGATCAATTCCTACCCTGCGACTTGCGGAGTGTATGAAGCTGCAGTAAAGGTTGGTGCCTATCCGCAGATCGTTTTTCGCTCTGAAAAACTGAACCGGATCCTGACAAAGTTCGGTTCTGATGAACAAATAGCGCGGATACCCGAGATAGAGTCCTATGGTATGGAGTGGGCAGATGTTTACATCGGATTGCGAGGGGCTGCAAATCTCAACGAATGCTGGGCTGTTCCCGCTGATAAGCTTTCCAAGCTGCGCCGTGCTCTTGGCAAATTGTCGACCTTACGCTGGCAAAAGACGCGGTGGTGCCTGGTAAGAATACCCTCTGTGACACTCGCCCAGCAAGGTGGAATTGATGAAGATACCCTTGAAGAAATGTTTTTCGACGCATGCTTCCTGAACTGGCCACAGATCAGTAAGAAGTGGAACGATTGTGTCAAGATTCTTAACAAAGGCAAGCATGTGCGCCTTGCGGGGAAGAGAACTGATCTGAGTTTTTCTGTTGAAGGGCGTAGTTGGAGTGTGGATGATGGGCGTATCAATATGCCCGGAGGTGAGATTTCTACTGCACCCGTTGAACATACAGTTGAAGGAACCATTTATTTCGATTCCCCTGCTGTGTTTGGTGGCAAGGTCGTTCAGGATATAACGCTTCGCTGGAAGATGGGAGAACTCGTACAAGCAACTGCGTCAAAGAATGAAGAATTTTTGAAGGCAGTTCTGAGTACCGATCCTGGTGCGAGTCGAATCGGTGAGTTTGCTATTGGCACTAACCCAGGTCTTAAACATATGTGCGGAGATATTTTGTTGGATGAAAAAATATATGGCACCATTCATATAGCTATGGGCAGAGCCTATCCTGACGTTGGTGGAACCAATCAATCGGCAATACATTGGGATATCATCAAAGATCTTCGCGATGAAGGGGAAATATACCTGGACGGTGAACTTATCTTCAAAAATGGGCAGCTACTGATTTGA
- a CDS encoding FGGY-family carbohydrate kinase: MGKTCLLGVDVGTYSSKGVLVDLDGNVLASHVVPHQIEIPKPGFVEHDPEKVWWNDFVVIVRNLMKATDVQPKNIIGIGTSGIGPCVLPVDKDGKPLRKAILYGVDTRAGDEIDYLEEVLGEKKILSLAGSKLTSQAAGPKVLWIRRNEPEVYSKARWFLTSQSYIIYKLTGKPAIDIYSAAGYAPLFDVFNRKWVDEMEMIVSTKMLPEAFWSHEIVGRVTSTAASETGLSEGTPVVAGTTDAAAEAISAGVSQIGDMMLMLGSSVFFIVRTPKIIMSENFWSSNFMQENTFAALGGMSTGGSLITWFRDQFGQIELEMEKNGKGNAFEELSKLASNSPKGARGIIVLPYFAGERTPINDPEAKGIFFGLTLQHTRGDLIRAILESIAYGIRHNFEVMTQEGIQPRRVILAGGGLKNPLLTQLIADICTSKLNIPNQQIGASYGDAFLAAIGVGVFKNIEAINNWIEIQGAIEPDLSFSDIYEIKYRLFRELYSQTKALMHDVHNLQVRLSDQQLS, translated from the coding sequence GTGGGGAAAACTTGTTTACTTGGTGTAGACGTAGGTACATACTCTTCCAAAGGTGTTCTGGTAGATCTTGATGGAAATGTGTTGGCAAGCCATGTGGTACCTCACCAGATAGAAATACCCAAACCAGGTTTTGTTGAGCACGACCCGGAAAAAGTTTGGTGGAACGATTTCGTGGTGATCGTCAGAAACTTGATGAAAGCTACCGATGTACAACCCAAGAACATAATTGGCATCGGTACGAGTGGCATAGGCCCTTGTGTGTTACCGGTGGACAAAGATGGGAAACCCCTTCGCAAAGCGATTTTGTATGGAGTGGATACCCGTGCGGGTGATGAGATAGATTATCTTGAGGAAGTGCTCGGTGAAAAGAAGATTCTGAGCCTGGCGGGCTCCAAATTGACCTCCCAAGCCGCAGGGCCCAAAGTCCTATGGATCCGGCGAAATGAACCCGAAGTCTATTCAAAAGCGCGCTGGTTTTTGACAAGTCAATCTTATATAATATACAAATTGACTGGCAAACCTGCAATAGACATTTATTCTGCTGCTGGTTACGCCCCACTTTTTGATGTATTCAATCGAAAATGGGTAGACGAAATGGAGATGATTGTTTCTACCAAAATGCTTCCTGAGGCTTTCTGGAGTCATGAGATCGTGGGACGAGTTACATCAACAGCTGCGAGTGAAACTGGGCTTTCTGAGGGAACTCCTGTGGTTGCTGGAACGACCGATGCAGCCGCTGAGGCCATTAGTGCCGGTGTATCGCAAATAGGAGATATGATGTTGATGCTTGGTAGTAGCGTGTTTTTCATCGTCAGAACACCAAAGATAATAATGTCTGAGAATTTCTGGAGTTCCAATTTCATGCAGGAAAATACTTTCGCAGCTTTGGGTGGTATGTCAACAGGAGGCAGTCTTATCACGTGGTTCCGGGATCAATTTGGACAAATCGAACTCGAAATGGAAAAAAATGGCAAAGGCAATGCATTTGAAGAGCTGTCGAAATTGGCTTCGAACTCTCCTAAGGGTGCAAGAGGCATCATCGTGTTGCCTTACTTTGCGGGTGAGAGGACCCCTATAAATGACCCTGAGGCAAAGGGCATATTTTTTGGCCTGACGCTTCAACATACCAGAGGCGACCTTATACGTGCAATTCTGGAATCGATCGCATACGGTATAAGGCACAACTTTGAAGTGATGACACAAGAAGGGATACAACCTCGGCGTGTCATACTCGCTGGTGGTGGTCTGAAAAATCCATTATTGACACAGCTCATAGCGGATATTTGCACAAGCAAACTGAATATTCCCAATCAGCAAATTGGTGCATCTTATGGAGATGCATTTCTTGCTGCAATAGGAGTTGGTGTTTTCAAAAACATCGAGGCCATAAACAACTGGATTGAGATTCAGGGTGCTATCGAACCAGACCTGAGTTTCTCCGACATTTACGAAATCAAGTACAGATTGTTCAGAGAACTCTACTCTCAAACAAAGGCACTAATGCACGATGTTCACAATCTTCAGGTTCGTCTGTCAGATCAGCAACTATCATAA
- a CDS encoding BtpA/SgcQ family protein, which yields MQNWLEEMFKVKKPFIGMCHLLPLPGDPYYSDGDLKQVIEWAKRDLMALQNGGVDGVLFSNEFSMPYVTKVPTVTVACMARIIGELRTYIKVPFGVDVLWDPIATLDLAVAVDAYFVREVFSGVYASDFGLWNLNFGEVARHRRAIGAQKVRLLFNIVPESARYLADREPVEIAKSTVFNHRPDALCVSGLTAGVPANTSTLQKIKEVLPDVIIFANTGVCIENVEEIIRVADGAIVGTAFKYDKRFENHVDENRVKELMDKVKSLRART from the coding sequence GTGCAGAATTGGTTAGAAGAAATGTTCAAAGTAAAAAAACCATTCATAGGCATGTGTCACCTACTCCCACTACCAGGAGATCCATACTACAGTGACGGAGATTTAAAGCAGGTTATCGAATGGGCAAAAAGAGATCTGATGGCACTGCAGAATGGTGGCGTTGATGGTGTACTTTTCTCAAACGAATTCAGTATGCCATATGTCACGAAAGTCCCCACGGTTACCGTGGCTTGTATGGCGAGAATCATAGGTGAGCTGAGAACTTATATCAAGGTCCCGTTTGGAGTAGATGTATTGTGGGATCCCATAGCGACGCTCGATCTTGCTGTTGCAGTCGATGCCTACTTTGTCAGAGAGGTTTTTTCGGGTGTGTACGCGAGTGATTTCGGCTTGTGGAACCTGAACTTTGGCGAAGTGGCAAGGCACAGACGCGCCATAGGAGCACAAAAGGTGAGATTACTCTTCAACATAGTTCCTGAAAGTGCCCGATATCTTGCCGATAGAGAGCCGGTAGAAATAGCAAAATCTACGGTCTTCAACCATCGGCCAGATGCGTTATGCGTTTCTGGGTTAACGGCAGGGGTACCGGCAAACACCAGTACGTTGCAGAAGATAAAGGAAGTGTTACCTGATGTGATTATTTTTGCGAATACGGGTGTTTGCATCGAAAACGTCGAAGAGATAATAAGAGTCGCAGATGGTGCAATTGTTGGTACAGCGTTCAAATACGACAAGAGATTTGAAAATCACGTGGACGAAAACAGGGTAAAGGAACTCATGGACAAGGTGAAATCGCTGCGCGCAAGGACTTGA
- a CDS encoding carbohydrate ABC transporter permease, with protein MRKIPLRFKIATAIVVLIGLIWTMTPILWIVMTSFKERAEQMNIPPTLFPKRWTVQNYAEFFKRADFIRSFSNSILVTVSSTAISLIMALPGAYALARFKFKFRNLFAFLILLARMTPPIVMVVPFFLIARFLELNRTYFPIIIASSFLSVPFALWMMRGFFAEVPGSLEEAALIDGCTRSQAIRKVILPVIAPGLAATSILSALIAWNQFMFAVVLTNSSTRTLPVLVNMFVSERNIDWGAMSAAAVITALPMIIFALLVQNNLVRGLAAGSVKG; from the coding sequence ATGAGAAAAATCCCATTAAGATTCAAAATAGCCACTGCTATTGTAGTGTTGATTGGTTTGATATGGACTATGACGCCCATTTTGTGGATCGTTATGACCTCTTTTAAAGAAAGGGCCGAGCAGATGAATATACCGCCAACTTTATTTCCAAAAAGATGGACTGTTCAAAATTATGCAGAATTCTTTAAAAGAGCGGATTTTATTAGATCATTTTCTAACAGTATTCTTGTGACAGTATCATCAACGGCTATCTCATTAATAATGGCTTTACCGGGAGCATACGCTCTTGCAAGATTTAAATTTAAATTTAGAAATCTCTTTGCCTTTCTCATTTTACTTGCAAGAATGACACCCCCTATAGTTATGGTGGTTCCGTTTTTCTTAATTGCCAGATTTTTGGAATTGAATAGAACATATTTTCCAATCATTATAGCTTCATCTTTTCTCAGCGTACCATTTGCTTTGTGGATGATGAGAGGATTTTTTGCTGAGGTCCCAGGATCATTGGAAGAAGCTGCTTTAATTGACGGATGTACTCGTTCACAGGCTATCAGAAAAGTTATTCTTCCAGTAATAGCGCCTGGTCTTGCTGCTACATCAATTCTCTCTGCTCTAATTGCTTGGAATCAATTTATGTTTGCTGTTGTTCTGACAAATTCTTCCACAAGGACTCTCCCGGTGCTTGTCAACATGTTTGTATCAGAGAGAAATATCGATTGGGGGGCAATGAGCGCTGCTGCAGTGATTACCGCATTGCCAATGATTATCTTTGCTCTGCTCGTGCAAAATAATCTGGTTCGTGGGCTGGCAGCGGGGAGCGTTAAAGGATAA
- a CDS encoding carbohydrate ABC transporter permease, translating into MKRQAVYFYLLPSLLFVIIIFLIPLIYATFTSFTKWSLLRPDLGIRFIGLRNYVNLFTDSFTWYSLKVTLLFVAGAVSIEIVLGLAFALALNTEFFGWKIVQSLYLVPFIIAPVVVGFIWKFILDNNFGLVPYIIKFMGLGKTVEHFPLLANPKTALLMLIIADIWEFTPVVMLILLAGLKSLPSEPYEAATIDGATPFKKFIYITVPLLRPSILVAAVLRTLTCLQVFDLIYIMTGGGPGRLTETLSFFAYSQAFISYDVGLSSAANMFILFIAMIFTIIYMRVIGVEVE; encoded by the coding sequence ATGAAGAGGCAGGCAGTGTATTTTTATCTCCTTCCATCATTGTTGTTCGTAATAATAATATTTCTAATTCCCTTGATATATGCTACTTTCACGTCGTTTACCAAATGGTCATTATTAAGGCCTGATTTAGGAATCAGATTTATTGGATTGCGTAACTATGTCAATCTTTTCACCGACTCTTTCACCTGGTATTCTCTGAAGGTGACGCTTCTTTTTGTTGCTGGTGCAGTATCAATAGAAATAGTCCTGGGACTGGCTTTTGCACTGGCATTGAACACAGAATTTTTTGGGTGGAAAATTGTTCAATCACTCTACCTCGTGCCATTCATAATAGCTCCAGTTGTGGTTGGTTTTATATGGAAATTCATATTAGACAACAATTTTGGGTTAGTTCCTTATATTATTAAATTCATGGGGTTAGGAAAAACAGTGGAACACTTTCCATTGCTGGCCAATCCGAAAACAGCTTTGCTAATGCTTATAATAGCGGATATCTGGGAATTCACGCCTGTCGTCATGCTCATTCTCTTAGCGGGCCTTAAATCTCTGCCGTCAGAACCCTATGAAGCTGCAACCATTGATGGTGCAACACCCTTTAAAAAATTTATTTATATTACAGTACCCCTTTTAAGACCATCTATATTAGTGGCTGCTGTTTTGAGAACCCTTACTTGTCTTCAAGTTTTTGATTTGATCTATATAATGACTGGTGGCGGACCTGGGAGGTTGACTGAAACTTTATCGTTTTTTGCTTACAGTCAAGCTTTTATTTCTTATGACGTGGGGTTATCCTCAGCAGCAAATATGTTCATTCTATTCATCGCGATGATTTTTACGATCATCTATATGCGAGTCATTGGAGTTGAAGTTGAATGA
- a CDS encoding ABC transporter substrate-binding protein: MKTFSFVFAVFVLIVSGTLLSADLRLVSEVGIHTEAWKALIKDFTDQTDINIEVEQIPYAQYFNQLLLSYTSGRGDYDVPYISLLWYPALAKAGYISPISDIPGSNQLNFDDIPGISNAVIDGKVYLVPFYQELGGIVYRTDLFNNPEERKKFKEQFGYELQPPETLKQYLDVAKFFYRPPDLYGVTLMGQRSIHLVTHFMQRLWAMGGQLFDSDMKPVFNSDVGIAALENMKEFFKYASPSSKNYVFQDALSEFENGKSAMAEIWTTALFYANNPDISKVAGKVSFAGFPRDEKLLGAKLPMLYITWGFAISSSVKDKEKALEWIKFATKPENEIKVSQIGCIPARLSALDDSRLIEKLPWLSMFKEAIENCIPTPLYPLIPEGQQILSDYLAPNISDYLSGVKTAKQALDDAANGVYKLLEEQGYYKGK, translated from the coding sequence ATGAAAACTTTTAGCTTTGTTTTTGCAGTATTTGTACTCATTGTATCCGGGACTTTGTTATCAGCAGACCTGAGATTAGTAAGCGAGGTTGGTATTCACACAGAAGCATGGAAAGCTTTAATCAAAGATTTTACAGATCAGACAGATATTAATATCGAAGTTGAGCAGATTCCATATGCACAATATTTTAACCAATTACTTTTAAGCTACACTTCTGGACGTGGTGATTACGATGTGCCCTATATTTCACTGTTGTGGTACCCAGCTCTCGCAAAAGCTGGTTATATTTCCCCCATATCGGATATACCAGGTTCAAATCAATTAAATTTCGATGACATCCCAGGAATATCAAATGCTGTGATTGACGGTAAAGTATATCTGGTACCGTTTTATCAAGAACTTGGTGGTATAGTTTATCGAACAGATCTTTTCAATAATCCAGAAGAACGGAAGAAGTTCAAAGAACAATTTGGTTATGAACTTCAACCCCCTGAGACTTTGAAGCAATATCTGGACGTTGCAAAGTTTTTTTATAGGCCACCTGATTTATATGGAGTTACCTTGATGGGGCAGAGGAGCATACATCTTGTTACTCACTTCATGCAGAGACTCTGGGCAATGGGAGGACAACTTTTTGATTCAGACATGAAGCCTGTTTTTAATTCAGATGTAGGAATAGCAGCTCTCGAAAATATGAAGGAATTTTTCAAATATGCGAGCCCTTCATCAAAAAATTACGTTTTTCAGGATGCATTGAGTGAATTTGAAAACGGAAAGAGCGCAATGGCGGAAATCTGGACAACAGCTCTTTTCTACGCAAATAATCCTGATATTTCCAAAGTTGCTGGTAAAGTGTCATTTGCGGGTTTTCCGAGAGATGAAAAACTACTTGGCGCGAAATTGCCAATGTTGTATATTACCTGGGGATTTGCTATAAGTTCTTCTGTTAAAGACAAAGAAAAGGCCCTCGAATGGATTAAGTTTGCTACTAAACCAGAAAACGAGATCAAGGTTTCACAAATTGGATGTATACCAGCACGTCTATCTGCATTGGATGATTCGAGGCTGATCGAAAAACTTCCATGGCTATCTATGTTCAAAGAAGCAATAGAAAACTGTATACCAACACCTTTGTATCCATTAATACCCGAGGGGCAGCAAATACTTTCTGACTACTTAGCACCGAATATTAGTGATTATCTATCCGGTGTTAAAACGGCTAAACAAGCACTGGATGACGCTGCAAATGGTGTATACAAGCTTTTAGAAGAACAAGGTTATTACAAAGGCAAGTGA
- a CDS encoding nucleoside phosphorylase produces the protein MIVFSYQIDFRLPTGLEGRKQYHIQCSAGDIAPVVLVPGDQNRVSKIIKHMEKARKVAENRGFITYTGTYKGFTLSVTSTGMGGPSASIVYEELINVGARILIRVGSVAGLQKDINEGDIVVPYACVRDDGVTNYYISENFPAVVSPPVYWELMNAAEQMGVKVKTGIHWTHSYFYSRSAEYFQRWHRVGIISMDMEASALFVIAHLRNVMAGFVGVCYANRFLQTENGVVDLSVPDINRSHIQNSEEKAIIMTLNAAINLYRQLDKS, from the coding sequence ATGATAGTGTTTTCGTATCAGATCGATTTTCGGCTGCCGACGGGTCTTGAAGGTAGGAAACAGTATCATATTCAATGCAGTGCAGGCGATATAGCTCCTGTGGTGCTTGTGCCAGGCGATCAGAATAGGGTTAGCAAGATAATCAAGCATATGGAAAAAGCTCGTAAAGTAGCAGAAAATAGAGGGTTTATCACTTATACAGGAACGTATAAAGGATTCACTTTAAGTGTCACTTCAACCGGTATGGGCGGACCGTCTGCCAGCATAGTTTATGAAGAATTAATAAACGTGGGTGCAAGAATTTTGATAAGGGTAGGGAGCGTTGCAGGACTTCAGAAAGATATTAACGAAGGTGACATAGTTGTTCCGTACGCCTGCGTTAGAGATGATGGTGTTACCAATTACTACATCTCTGAAAATTTTCCTGCCGTTGTTTCGCCCCCAGTTTATTGGGAACTGATGAATGCAGCCGAGCAAATGGGGGTCAAAGTAAAAACAGGTATACACTGGACACATTCATATTTTTACAGTAGATCAGCTGAATATTTTCAACGATGGCATCGAGTGGGAATCATTTCAATGGACATGGAAGCGTCTGCTTTGTTTGTTATTGCACACTTAAGAAATGTAATGGCTGGTTTTGTTGGTGTTTGCTATGCTAACAGATTTCTACAAACAGAAAATGGTGTGGTCGATCTTTCGGTTCCAGATATCAACCGTTCACATATACAGAACTCTGAAGAAAAGGCAATAATTATGACATTGAACGCGGCGATTAATCTTTACAGGCAGCTTGATAAAAGTTAA
- a CDS encoding GntR family transcriptional regulator, with protein MAHFRKSLYREVLDKLRAEIIELPEGTKLPPIDELCEKLRVSRTIVREVLVALEREGLIVRKQGLGTFVIKNEAFVHTGIEYLRGLFNIISSSGRAPSFLMNECEKLFANREIAKHLNLELNAQIAVAKQLYAADGIPVLYAETFVAISRLPGYFEKFAGIFHANSEKILFDILEKEYGVSIKYAVAEIKTFLSNKKLSKLLEIPEGTPLVFLSQIHFDGDGIPWMYSEDYVNTSIFTLKLVRKRI; from the coding sequence ATGGCACATTTTAGAAAATCCCTGTATAGAGAGGTCCTTGATAAACTGAGAGCAGAGATAATCGAGCTTCCTGAGGGCACAAAGCTTCCACCTATAGATGAATTATGTGAAAAACTGCGTGTTAGCAGAACAATTGTGAGGGAAGTACTGGTTGCCCTTGAAAGAGAAGGGTTGATTGTGAGAAAACAGGGTTTAGGAACTTTTGTTATAAAAAATGAAGCCTTTGTTCATACAGGCATTGAATATTTAAGAGGACTTTTCAACATAATTTCTTCTTCAGGAAGAGCTCCTTCTTTCCTTATGAACGAGTGTGAAAAATTATTCGCAAATAGAGAAATTGCTAAACATCTTAATCTTGAACTCAATGCTCAAATTGCTGTAGCAAAACAATTGTATGCGGCTGATGGCATTCCAGTACTTTATGCGGAAACTTTTGTGGCAATTTCAAGGTTACCAGGATATTTCGAAAAATTCGCAGGCATTTTTCACGCAAATTCAGAAAAAATTTTGTTCGATATTCTGGAAAAGGAATATGGGGTGTCAATAAAATACGCAGTTGCTGAGATCAAGACGTTTTTAAGTAATAAAAAACTATCAAAGCTTTTAGAAATACCTGAGGGTACTCCTCTTGTTTTTCTATCTCAAATTCATTTCGACGGTGATGGAATTCCATGGATGTATTCAGAAGATTATGTAAATACCAGTATATTTACCCTGAAACTTGTAAGAAAAAGAATATAG
- a CDS encoding DHH family phosphoesterase has protein sequence MHTTHLNADADGFASVYWGYRIIGGYLFVHQPDVTVLNLMRKLKVENSIFPEKIHAFYIYDTSEPEKIPFRVYNYAVFDHHANPDSQFLKKAFMKYVRIRTANVMNLYDLSDGIDLEEDILFAFAVALVTDTGFLKAAKGEELEYLAKFLCDRPLDEVFEVVLSGKVKDYQKFIKHISNIEIVKDKLTLAIAECDDDDEFLCVVDLLMYPLNLSVVIGRLPWGSWVYCRKPLVQRVYQTLLREFHNRDAGRLYGFYDVDFLVKKLLTEF, from the coding sequence TTGCACACAACTCATTTGAATGCCGATGCCGATGGTTTTGCAAGTGTTTACTGGGGATATAGAATCATAGGTGGATATTTGTTTGTTCATCAGCCGGATGTAACGGTTTTGAATCTCATGAGAAAATTGAAAGTAGAAAACAGTATATTTCCAGAAAAAATCCACGCCTTTTATATTTACGACACATCTGAACCAGAAAAAATCCCATTCAGAGTTTACAACTATGCTGTTTTTGACCATCACGCAAATCCTGATTCTCAGTTCCTCAAGAAGGCTTTTATGAAATATGTAAGAATTAGAACAGCTAATGTTATGAACCTCTATGATTTGAGTGATGGAATAGATCTTGAGGAAGACATACTTTTTGCTTTTGCCGTAGCACTTGTTACTGATACTGGATTTCTAAAAGCAGCCAAAGGTGAAGAACTTGAATATCTTGCAAAGTTTCTCTGTGATCGCCCGCTCGATGAAGTTTTCGAAGTGGTTCTTTCTGGAAAAGTGAAAGATTACCAGAAATTTATCAAACATATCTCAAATATAGAAATAGTTAAAGATAAACTCACCTTAGCTATTGCAGAATGTGATGATGACGATGAGTTTCTCTGTGTGGTTGATTTGCTCATGTATCCATTAAATCTTTCAGTAGTAATAGGAAGGCTTCCATGGGGCAGCTGGGTGTACTGCAGAAAACCTCTTGTTCAGAGGGTTTATCAAACATTACTTAGAGAATTTCACAATCGAGATGCTGGAAGACTTTACGGTTTTTACGATGTAGATTTTTTAGTAAAAAAACTGCTGACGGAGTTTTAG